The DNA region TCAGCATGGCAAATTGGCGTAAAAATTCTCATTCCTCTGCCATATTGAACTTCAAAGAAGGCAAAAAACAACATATTGAGCAGTTTATTGCACCCTTCTATCAACTTATCTATCAAGTAATGTCTCTTGAAAAAGCGTCAGAAGCTTATCTGGTACCTATGCCAAGCTCCCGCTCACCCAATAGCCCAGATTACTGTGATCAACCTAGAATTTCAAAACCAAATGAGGCTCGGAACCGGGATAATCGCAATCATGTTTTTTGCCAATTTCTGCGGAAAAAAGACGAGCATCAGAGGCTCCACATTGCTGACATCATATCCCGCCAATTCGACAAACCAGAGAAGGCTAGGTGGAGCGTCATGGAACACGCTCAATCTTTACAATTGAGACGCTTCGACAATCTTTGCGGCCCTTCATCTGTGTTTATTTTAATTGACGACGTCGTTACGACTGGCAACACCTTTGGAGGAGCAAGGCATTTATTAAACCAAAGATATCCAAATGTTCCCGTGATTTGCTTGGCTCTTGGAAAAACTACGACACCTCACGAATTTAAGCCACTGGTCGATTAAAACGGTGTAAAAACCATCCCCCCTCCTCCAGGTGCCCACATTATCACCTCAGAACCCGTCCAAGTGGCTGTGTAGTAATTACAATTGCCATTTCCTGACGCGGTCTGTGGATATGGTACCAATGTCCATGTACCCGACGAAGGGTCAAATATAGCACCATTTGAAAAGGCGC from Deltaproteobacteria bacterium includes:
- a CDS encoding phosphoribosyltransferase; the encoded protein is MLNIEQYPHASYDPRTRIGYLALYFSYPGPQSPEPTISMANWRKNSHSSAILNFKEGKKQHIEQFIAPFYQLIYQVMSLEKASEAYLVPMPSSRSPNSPDYCDQPRISKPNEARNRDNRNHVFCQFLRKKDEHQRLHIADIISRQFDKPEKARWSVMEHAQSLQLRRFDNLCGPSSVFILIDDVVTTGNTFGGARHLLNQRYPNVPVICLALGKTTTPHEFKPLVD